The Deinococcus koreensis genome window below encodes:
- a CDS encoding bifunctional 3-deoxy-7-phosphoheptulonate synthase/chorismate mutase, whose translation MTQRSIDDLRAEVDRINSELLTLLSRRGEVVAQIGHAKTQEGRPNHYDPAREDKQLRDLEAQNPGPFTGAAVKSIFKEIFKASLALEESNDKKQLLVSRKVKSDDTVLDIDGVKIGGGQPPIIVAGPCSIESEEQMEQTAAFLAGKGIKILRGGAYKPRTSPYGFQGMGVDGLIIGNRVAKEHGMLFITEVMDTRDVEIVAEYADLLQVGARNMHNFALLREVGRARRPVLLKRGLSATIEEWLYAAEYILSEGNSEVILCERGIRTFEKWTRNTLDLSAVALAKQETHLPVIVDVTHAAGRRDLLIPLAKAALAVGADGIHVEVHPSPATALSDNEQQLDFAGYEQFASALSGMLKVPTSV comes from the coding sequence ATGACCCAACGCTCCATTGACGACCTCCGCGCCGAAGTCGACCGCATCAACAGCGAACTGCTGACGCTGCTGTCGCGCCGTGGTGAGGTGGTCGCCCAGATCGGCCACGCCAAGACCCAGGAAGGCCGCCCCAACCACTACGACCCGGCCCGCGAGGACAAGCAGCTGCGCGACCTGGAAGCCCAGAACCCCGGCCCGTTTACCGGCGCGGCCGTGAAATCGATCTTCAAGGAAATCTTCAAGGCCAGCCTCGCGCTGGAGGAAAGCAACGACAAGAAGCAGCTGCTGGTCTCGCGCAAGGTCAAGAGCGACGACACCGTGCTGGACATCGACGGGGTGAAGATCGGCGGGGGCCAGCCGCCCATCATCGTCGCCGGGCCCTGCTCCATCGAGTCCGAGGAGCAGATGGAACAGACGGCCGCCTTCCTGGCCGGCAAGGGGATCAAGATCCTGCGCGGCGGCGCCTACAAGCCCCGCACCAGCCCCTACGGCTTCCAGGGCATGGGCGTGGACGGCCTGATCATCGGCAACCGGGTGGCGAAGGAACACGGGATGCTGTTCATCACCGAGGTCATGGACACCCGCGACGTGGAGATCGTCGCGGAATACGCCGATCTGCTGCAGGTGGGCGCGCGCAACATGCACAACTTCGCCCTGCTGCGCGAGGTCGGCCGCGCCCGCCGCCCGGTGCTGCTCAAGCGCGGCCTGAGCGCGACCATCGAGGAGTGGCTGTACGCCGCCGAATACATCCTCTCGGAGGGCAACTCCGAGGTGATCCTGTGCGAGCGCGGCATCCGCACCTTCGAGAAGTGGACGCGCAACACGCTGGATCTGTCGGCTGTGGCGCTGGCCAAGCAGGAGACCCACCTGCCGGTGATCGTGGACGTGACCCACGCCGCCGGACGCCGCGACCTGCTGATCCCGCTGGCGAAAGCCGCGCTGGCGGTCGGCGCCGACGGCATCCATGTCGAGGTGCATCCCAGCCCCGCCACCGCCCTGAGCGACAACGAGCAGCAGCTGGACTTCGCCGGCTACGAGCAGTTCGCCTCGGCCCTGAGCGGGATGCTGAAGGTGCCGACCTCGGTCTGA
- a CDS encoding type IV pilus modification PilV family protein, producing the protein MRGYPAGARSRHSGGLTLVEVLVSLLILGVVTVAALQIQSSTSMLSNVQISQAQRLQNLSDTSGYLADQIRAGAGVYTGLTLPNGLGGTAVCSPSEAQPCIAVLVPVAQPSSCTTNVGSILAWRLHVFRYVPRGTLPAEYKGLGGLQDGDAHGLLEVRISDPARPAPAPGVCGTTEQETPPTSLSAYLSSTSTVTVPIADDLRVQAGTLPFEYNSATEVVTMRLQSASRVRGELRLTPAVTPYELKVKTRNS; encoded by the coding sequence GTGAGGGGCTACCCGGCCGGGGCACGGAGCCGGCACAGCGGCGGCCTGACCCTGGTCGAGGTGCTGGTCTCGCTGCTGATCCTGGGGGTGGTCACCGTGGCCGCGCTGCAGATCCAGAGCAGCACCTCCATGCTCAGCAACGTGCAGATCAGCCAGGCCCAGCGCCTGCAGAACCTCAGCGACACCAGCGGCTATCTGGCCGACCAGATCCGGGCTGGCGCCGGGGTCTACACCGGCCTGACCCTGCCCAACGGTCTGGGCGGCACCGCTGTCTGCTCGCCCAGCGAAGCCCAGCCGTGCATCGCGGTGCTGGTGCCGGTGGCCCAGCCGTCGAGCTGCACCACCAACGTCGGCAGCATCCTGGCGTGGCGGCTGCATGTGTTCCGCTACGTGCCGCGAGGCACCCTCCCAGCCGAGTACAAGGGTCTCGGCGGCCTGCAGGACGGCGATGCCCACGGCCTGCTGGAAGTCCGCATCAGCGATCCGGCCAGGCCTGCGCCCGCGCCCGGCGTCTGCGGCACGACCGAACAGGAGACGCCGCCCACCAGCCTGAGCGCCTACCTGAGCAGCACCTCCACCGTGACGGTGCCCATCGCGGACGATCTGCGCGTGCAGGCGGGCACGCTGCCCTTCGAGTACAACAGCGCCACCGAGGTCGTCACGATGCGCCTGCAGTCGGCCAGCCGGGTACGCGGCGAACTGCGCCTGACGCCGGCCGTGACCCCCTACGAGCTGAAGGTCAAGACCCGCAACAGCTGA
- a CDS encoding PulJ/GspJ family protein — protein sequence MPNPTPPAPVLAAPATPTAGFTLVEMLVAIVMLAIITLASTGALPALTRVNQSSAQDQRALLLTRSAFEQARQQLELDFDLTNLAVTMSGNGEGDVTCDAPTLLTLRAENIDADPFVEFMLRRVNLRCTLSGKSRDFSVDIARPM from the coding sequence GTGCCCAACCCCACTCCGCCCGCCCCCGTCCTGGCCGCCCCCGCCACGCCCACCGCCGGATTCACCCTGGTCGAGATGCTGGTCGCCATCGTCATGCTGGCGATCATCACGCTGGCCTCCACCGGGGCGCTGCCGGCCCTGACGCGGGTCAACCAGTCCAGCGCCCAGGATCAGCGTGCGCTGCTGCTGACCCGCTCCGCCTTCGAACAGGCCCGGCAGCAGCTCGAGCTGGACTTCGATCTGACCAATCTCGCGGTGACCATGAGCGGAAACGGCGAGGGCGACGTGACCTGCGACGCGCCGACCCTGCTGACCCTACGCGCCGAGAACATCGACGCCGACCCCTTCGTGGAGTTCATGCTGCGCCGGGTGAACCTGAGATGCACCCTGAGCGGCAAGTCCCGCGACTTCAGCGTCGATATCGCGAGGCCCATGTGA
- a CDS encoding pilus assembly FimT family protein: protein MRSAGSRARRPGLGRRPVGQGFTLIELLIVLAIIGIIASLALPAYLRYIATLETAQTAGAYQQQLESARGLARRGQPVRLSTAAGSAVATVEVLNAGAWTTRGTYTLGNAKASAATTVLLYPPYGTLDSAPRTLSFASVRNSGITRTVRIISLLGKAVTP, encoded by the coding sequence GTGAGGAGCGCCGGGAGCAGGGCGCGGCGCCCGGGTCTGGGCCGGCGCCCGGTCGGCCAGGGCTTCACGCTCATCGAGCTGCTGATCGTGCTGGCGATCATCGGGATCATCGCCAGCCTGGCCCTGCCCGCCTACCTGCGCTATATCGCCACGCTGGAGACCGCCCAGACCGCCGGCGCCTACCAGCAGCAGCTGGAATCGGCGCGTGGGCTGGCCCGGCGCGGCCAGCCGGTGCGCCTGAGCACGGCCGCCGGCAGCGCGGTGGCCACGGTCGAGGTGCTGAATGCCGGCGCCTGGACGACCAGGGGCACCTACACGCTGGGCAACGCAAAAGCCAGCGCGGCCACGACCGTGCTGCTCTACCCGCCCTACGGCACGCTCGACAGCGCGCCCCGCACCTTAAGCTTCGCCTCCGTCCGCAACTCGGGCATCACCCGCACCGTCCGCATCATCAGTCTGCTGGGAAAGGCCGTGACTCCATGA
- a CDS encoding 2'-5' RNA ligase family protein: MSASPGTSGPSGTPGVVSGEGLGGRNSPETGETGPLHSIVAWPPQALDTWLRRAQRELNVSGFGAPHLNLRAPFRTPLTSAELVGALRQVLGHDRAFEVRVLGWKRLPGVIFLECELDARLADLHARLLAVGPSSRAPYDGPEYRPHLTLALGVLPWAADELWAAAQRLSPPVDHFTVHALSLTREERGEVQELHTFPLSEAPEPARAGVAACPPAEGPQSAGGRRGG, from the coding sequence ATGTCCGCCTCTCCAGGCACATCCGGCCCCTCAGGCACCCCCGGTGTCGTCTCCGGGGAGGGCCTCGGCGGCCGGAACTCGCCCGAGACCGGGGAGACCGGGCCGCTGCACAGCATCGTCGCCTGGCCACCGCAGGCGCTGGACACCTGGCTGCGCCGCGCCCAGCGCGAGTTGAACGTGAGCGGCTTCGGCGCCCCGCATCTCAACCTGCGCGCGCCCTTCCGCACGCCCCTGACCTCGGCGGAACTGGTGGGGGCGCTGCGGCAGGTGCTGGGGCACGACCGCGCCTTCGAGGTACGGGTGCTGGGCTGGAAACGCCTGCCGGGCGTCATCTTCCTGGAATGCGAGCTGGACGCCCGGCTGGCCGACCTCCATGCGCGGCTGCTGGCGGTCGGCCCCAGCAGCCGCGCTCCCTACGACGGCCCGGAGTACCGCCCCCACCTGACCCTGGCGCTGGGCGTGCTGCCCTGGGCGGCCGACGAACTCTGGGCGGCCGCCCAGCGCCTGAGTCCACCTGTGGATCACTTCACCGTGCACGCCCTGAGCCTGACGCGCGAGGAGCGGGGCGAGGTGCAGGAACTCCATACCTTCCCTCTGTCGGAAGCGCCTGAGCCCGCCAGGGCCGGAGTGGCCGCCTGCCCGCCGGCCGAGGGGCCACAGAGCGCGGGGGGCCGCAGGGGGGGCTGA
- a CDS encoding helix-turn-helix transcriptional regulator translates to MSVLSALSSSGTTAPGTVSSSGPVSASGPAPERTKTRLLELVKRHGPLSAGELAQRLDVSVPAARRHLGDLQEQELLVCRTERPGGRGRPQHVFALTERGEAAFPKTYSSLCVDVLRHVESLFGDGAVLRVLSARNAEIAARLAQELPADLPLGERVSRLATLLTEHGFDAVAEQEGGVWYLTERNCPNLTVARQYPQLCASEITLYGQLLDVPLARESRIACGQGVCRYRIG, encoded by the coding sequence ATGAGCGTCCTGAGTGCCCTGTCCTCGTCTGGGACGACGGCTCCCGGCACCGTTTCGTCCAGCGGGCCGGTCTCTGCCAGCGGGCCGGCGCCCGAGCGCACCAAGACCCGCCTGCTGGAGCTCGTCAAACGGCATGGCCCGCTGAGTGCCGGAGAGCTGGCCCAGCGCCTGGACGTCAGCGTGCCCGCCGCCCGCCGGCATCTGGGCGACCTGCAGGAGCAGGAACTGCTCGTCTGCCGCACCGAGCGGCCCGGCGGCCGCGGCCGCCCCCAGCACGTGTTCGCCCTGACCGAGCGCGGCGAGGCGGCCTTTCCCAAGACCTATTCCAGCCTGTGCGTGGACGTGTTGCGCCACGTGGAATCGCTGTTCGGCGACGGCGCGGTGCTGCGCGTGCTGTCGGCCCGTAACGCCGAGATCGCGGCGCGCCTGGCCCAGGAACTGCCAGCCGATCTGCCGCTGGGCGAGCGGGTCTCCCGGCTGGCGACCCTGCTCACCGAGCACGGCTTCGATGCGGTGGCCGAGCAGGAGGGCGGCGTGTGGTACCTCACCGAGCGCAACTGCCCCAACCTGACGGTGGCCCGCCAGTACCCGCAGCTGTGCGCCTCGGAGATCACCCTCTACGGGCAGCTGCTGGACGTGCCCCTGGCGCGCGAGAGCCGGATCGCGTGCGGCCAGGGTGTCTGCCGCTACCGTATCGGCTGA
- a CDS encoding Mrp/NBP35 family ATP-binding protein: protein MREALMAALSTVNDPELHRDLVSLGMIERAEVDESGVAHVKVNLTTPACPLKGKIEADVTEAVMAVPGVARVAVTFGAVVRTPGQPALPGVKHVILVGSGKGGVGKSSVAVNLAASLARDGARTGLLDADVYGPSVAHMMGMGSAKITANAERKMLPLEAHGVRFLSMANLSPAGQALVWRGPMLHSAIQQFVKDAAWGELDYLIVDLPPGTGDVQLSLTQTIQVTGAVIVTTPQDVALIDAARAIDMFRKASVPVLGIVENMSYFVAPDTGLTYDLFGRGGSRKLGEQFPLLGEVPIDVELRSDADQGTPGVLAHPDSAASRALQGVARALAGQISIRSLASLPDQLTVV, encoded by the coding sequence ATGCGTGAAGCCTTGATGGCTGCCCTGAGCACCGTGAACGACCCCGAACTGCACCGCGACCTCGTGTCGCTGGGCATGATCGAGCGTGCCGAGGTCGATGAGTCGGGCGTGGCCCACGTCAAGGTCAACCTGACCACCCCCGCCTGCCCGCTGAAGGGCAAGATCGAGGCCGACGTGACGGAGGCGGTGATGGCCGTGCCCGGTGTGGCGCGGGTCGCGGTGACCTTCGGGGCGGTCGTGCGGACGCCCGGACAGCCGGCCCTCCCCGGTGTGAAGCACGTGATCCTGGTCGGCAGCGGCAAGGGCGGGGTGGGCAAGAGTTCGGTGGCCGTGAACCTGGCCGCCAGCCTGGCCCGCGACGGCGCCCGCACCGGCCTGCTGGACGCCGATGTCTACGGCCCCAGCGTGGCGCACATGATGGGCATGGGCTCGGCCAAGATCACCGCCAACGCCGAGCGCAAGATGCTGCCCCTGGAGGCCCACGGCGTGCGCTTCCTGAGCATGGCGAACCTCTCGCCGGCCGGGCAGGCGCTGGTGTGGCGCGGGCCCATGCTGCACTCGGCCATCCAGCAGTTCGTGAAGGACGCCGCCTGGGGCGAACTCGACTACTTGATCGTGGATCTGCCGCCCGGCACCGGGGACGTGCAGCTCTCGCTGACCCAGACCATCCAGGTGACCGGCGCCGTGATCGTGACCACCCCGCAGGACGTCGCGCTGATCGACGCGGCGCGCGCCATCGACATGTTCCGCAAGGCCAGCGTGCCGGTGCTGGGCATCGTGGAGAACATGAGCTACTTCGTGGCCCCCGACACCGGGCTCACCTACGACCTGTTCGGGCGGGGCGGCAGCCGCAAGCTGGGCGAGCAGTTCCCGCTGCTGGGCGAGGTGCCGATCGATGTCGAGCTGCGCTCGGACGCCGACCAGGGCACCCCCGGCGTGCTGGCGCACCCGGACTCGGCCGCCTCGCGGGCCCTGCAGGGCGTGGCCCGCGCCCTGGCGGGACAGATCAGCATCCGGTCGCTGGCCAGCCTGCCCGATCAGCTGACGGTCGTATGA